The Streptomyces nitrosporeus genome includes a window with the following:
- a CDS encoding FadR/GntR family transcriptional regulator produces the protein MTTAARSADSGLTGPGDIDRYPFTEPPAGEHAALRPWGGADSELGRTGRRGAAGRGRGLHGQLVQQLGQMIVSGDLGADRPLVPEEIGQRFEVSRTVVRESLRVLEAKGLVSARPNVGTRVRPVSDWNLLDPDIIEWRAFGPQRDDQRRELTELRWTIEPLAARLAAGHGREDIQQRLADMIEIMSHALAQGDAITFSRADGEFHSLLIQAAGNRMLDHLSGIVSAALHVSGGPVTGCDRTGEAALGHHARIVDALAVGDATGAESAMRQLLVGHLEVEHVVPAPREH, from the coding sequence ATGACGACCGCCGCCCGCTCCGCCGATTCCGGCCTGACCGGACCGGGCGATATCGACCGCTACCCCTTCACGGAGCCGCCGGCCGGTGAGCACGCCGCCCTGCGCCCATGGGGCGGGGCCGATTCCGAACTGGGACGGACGGGCCGGCGCGGTGCGGCCGGCCGTGGCCGCGGACTCCACGGCCAGCTGGTCCAGCAGCTGGGCCAGATGATCGTTTCCGGGGACCTCGGGGCGGACCGTCCGCTCGTTCCGGAGGAGATCGGCCAGCGGTTCGAGGTCTCCCGCACCGTTGTCAGGGAGTCCCTGCGGGTCCTCGAGGCCAAGGGCCTCGTCAGCGCCCGCCCCAACGTCGGCACCCGGGTGCGCCCGGTCAGTGACTGGAACCTGCTGGACCCCGACATCATCGAATGGCGCGCCTTCGGACCTCAGCGCGATGACCAGCGCCGTGAGCTGACCGAACTGCGGTGGACCATCGAGCCCCTGGCGGCCAGGCTGGCCGCCGGCCACGGGCGTGAGGACATCCAGCAGCGTCTCGCCGACATGATCGAGATCATGAGCCACGCGCTGGCCCAGGGCGACGCGATCACGTTCTCCCGCGCCGACGGTGAATTCCACTCCCTGCTCATCCAGGCCGCGGGCAACCGCATGCTCGACCACCTCTCCGGGATCGTGTCCGCGGCCCTGCACGTCTCCGGCGGCCCCGTGACGGGCTGCGACCGGACGGGGGAAGCGGCGCTCGGGCACCACGCCCGCATCGTCGACGCCCTCGCCGTGGGTGACGCCACCGGCGCGGAGTCCGCCATGCGCCAGCTGCTCGTCGGGCACCTGGAAGTGGAGCACGTCGTTCCGGCGCCGCGCGAGCACTGA
- a CDS encoding ATP-binding cassette domain-containing protein: MLQAIGLTSAPGRDRPPVVDDLTFEARPGRVTALLGAPGSGKSTALRLMLELESGRGVTYFRGRPLHRIGHPAREVGVLLGDVPGHPARTVRGQLRMLCAAAGVPATRADELLEVVGLSGLGDQRIRTLSAGMDRRLGLASALLGDPHTLVLDEPAHGLSPRERSWMHGLLRAHAAQGGTVLHTTSDPKEAAATADRVVTLDGGRLIADQAVADFSRTRLRPRVVVRTPHAARLAVVVNREARAARRSVEVVTESGSRLSVYGSSCAEIGDTAYRHGVPVHQLADETGDLGPAADPGPHPAPAGGALPRSASAVAVSKLAPPISVRPARGPLRPLRYELRRLFGVRSTTLIIAAVLLVSAVVSVLLARSGRAPAHELLAAWPGILPLPPAAFGAGLVGALSFGQEFRYPALAAGRGTVPRRLGLLLAKLLVSGAVALLLALLAVLLDAGVLRLVYGGGLGGVPPDALTLGASWAGLSVGCAWAGLLAAGVFRVTGAGVAAVLAVPVLMVPLVQKLLAGPSARSIAGLPSRMRELAWMQWPYEADRWVMAAVHIVTRPVGAALSLSLSVLVCAYVYTGLRGRARW; this comes from the coding sequence ATGCTCCAGGCCATCGGACTCACCAGCGCTCCCGGCCGCGACCGGCCCCCGGTCGTGGACGACTTGACCTTCGAGGCCCGGCCGGGCCGTGTCACCGCACTCCTGGGCGCCCCCGGCTCAGGCAAGTCGACCGCTCTGCGGCTGATGCTGGAGCTCGAATCCGGCCGGGGCGTCACCTACTTCCGTGGCCGGCCGCTGCACCGTATCGGCCACCCCGCCCGTGAAGTCGGCGTACTCCTCGGCGATGTACCGGGCCATCCGGCCCGCACGGTGCGCGGCCAGCTCCGCATGCTCTGTGCCGCCGCCGGTGTTCCCGCCACGCGGGCGGACGAACTGCTCGAAGTCGTCGGCCTGTCCGGGCTGGGGGACCAGCGCATCAGAACCCTCTCGGCGGGGATGGACCGCCGGCTCGGCCTGGCCTCGGCACTCCTGGGGGACCCGCACACGCTCGTGCTCGACGAGCCGGCGCACGGGCTCTCCCCGCGCGAGCGGAGCTGGATGCACGGTCTGCTGCGGGCGCATGCCGCACAGGGCGGTACGGTCCTGCACACCACCAGCGACCCCAAGGAGGCCGCCGCCACGGCCGACCGCGTGGTCACCCTCGACGGCGGGCGGCTGATCGCGGACCAGGCCGTCGCCGACTTCTCCCGCACGAGGCTGAGGCCCCGGGTCGTGGTGCGGACCCCGCACGCCGCCCGCCTGGCCGTCGTCGTCAACCGGGAGGCCCGCGCCGCCCGGCGCTCCGTCGAGGTGGTCACCGAGAGCGGCAGCCGGCTCTCGGTCTACGGCAGCAGCTGCGCGGAGATCGGGGACACCGCGTACCGGCACGGCGTCCCCGTCCACCAACTCGCCGACGAGACCGGCGACCTCGGCCCGGCGGCCGACCCCGGCCCGCACCCCGCGCCTGCGGGCGGCGCGCTGCCGAGGTCCGCCTCGGCGGTGGCGGTCTCGAAGCTCGCGCCCCCGATCTCCGTACGGCCCGCCCGTGGACCGCTGCGCCCCCTGCGGTACGAACTGCGCCGCCTCTTCGGGGTCAGGTCGACCACTCTGATCATCGCGGCCGTCCTGCTGGTGTCGGCCGTGGTCTCCGTCCTGCTCGCCCGCTCCGGCCGGGCGCCGGCGCACGAACTGCTGGCCGCCTGGCCCGGCATCCTGCCGCTGCCGCCCGCCGCCTTCGGCGCCGGACTCGTCGGCGCGCTCTCCTTCGGCCAGGAGTTCCGCTATCCGGCGCTCGCCGCGGGGCGGGGCACGGTGCCGCGCCGCCTCGGCCTCCTGCTGGCCAAACTCCTGGTGTCCGGCGCCGTCGCCCTGCTGCTCGCCCTGCTCGCCGTCCTCCTGGACGCCGGAGTCCTGCGCCTCGTGTACGGCGGTGGCCTGGGAGGTGTCCCGCCGGACGCCCTGACACTCGGGGCGAGTTGGGCCGGCCTGTCGGTGGGCTGCGCATGGGCGGGACTGCTCGCCGCCGGAGTGTTCCGGGTGACGGGCGCGGGGGTGGCGGCGGTACTCGCCGTTCCGGTGCTCATGGTGCCGCTGGTGCAGAAGCTGCTTGCCGGGCCGTCCGCCCGTTCCATCGCCGGACTGCCGTCCAGAATGCGCGAACTGGCCTGGATGCAATGGCCGTATGAGGCGGACCGGTGGGTCATGGCCGCCGTGCACATCGTCACTCGCCCCGTCGGAGCGGCCCTCTCCCTGTCCCTGTCGGTTCTGGTCTGCGCGTACGTGTACACCGGCCTTCGCGGGCGGGCGCGTTGGTGA
- a CDS encoding NUDIX hydrolase: protein MAPYDPSTFPPFAVTVDLVVLTVRRHALCALVVRRGETPFQGRWALPGGFVRTDEDLGAAAARELAEETGLCAHDPTTPAAGNGAHLEQLATYGDPGRDPRMRVVSVAHLALAPDLPAPRAGGDANSARWAPVEDLLRPEEGGFGGEGEPSASLAFDHARILGDGVERARSKIEYSSLATAFCPPEFTVGELRRVYEAVWGVVLDPRNFHRKVTGTPGFLVPSGGTTTRQGGRPAQLFRAGSATVLNPPMLRPEV from the coding sequence ATGGCCCCCTACGACCCGTCGACCTTCCCGCCCTTTGCCGTCACCGTCGATCTGGTTGTGCTCACCGTGCGCCGCCACGCCCTGTGCGCACTGGTGGTGCGCCGTGGCGAGACACCGTTCCAGGGCCGTTGGGCGCTGCCGGGCGGATTCGTCCGTACCGACGAGGATCTCGGCGCGGCGGCCGCACGGGAGCTGGCTGAGGAGACAGGGCTCTGCGCGCACGACCCGACCACTCCGGCAGCGGGAAACGGCGCGCATCTCGAGCAGTTGGCGACCTACGGCGATCCCGGACGGGACCCCAGGATGAGGGTGGTCAGCGTCGCGCACCTGGCGCTGGCGCCCGATCTGCCCGCCCCCCGGGCCGGTGGCGACGCCAACAGCGCCCGCTGGGCCCCGGTCGAGGACCTGCTGCGTCCGGAGGAGGGCGGCTTCGGGGGCGAGGGCGAGCCGTCGGCCTCACTGGCGTTCGACCATGCCCGCATCCTCGGCGACGGCGTGGAGCGCGCCCGCTCGAAGATCGAATACTCCTCGCTGGCCACGGCGTTCTGCCCTCCGGAATTCACCGTCGGTGAGCTGCGGCGAGTGTACGAAGCGGTATGGGGTGTGGTCCTGGACCCCCGGAACTTCCACCGCAAGGTCACCGGCACGCCGGGCTTCCTGGTGCCGTCGGGAGGCACCACCACACGGCAGGGCGGCCGGCCCGCCCAGCTGTTCCGGGCGGGCTCCGCCACGGTGCTCAACCCCCCGATGCTGCGGCCCGAGGTCTGA
- a CDS encoding DUF4192 domain-containing protein encodes MNKHPESTESTGPSDEQQITLRGPAELADALPYLMGFHPDDSVVMVALHGGRGRFGGRLRMGIPPVPGEWAPVARRLARSLIEGSELRDSRPDAIVVFLCQDPAEGESANQVMERLRPFAQHLRTACGAHDVPVLEALCISGGRYWSYCCPDPRCCPAEGNQLALPGTTVMAAAAAYAGIQVRGTLRDMETRYLPGDPSVTAGQERALDAAGASLVSRILDPEGRRQVSAETLALAGSLIERLGRTPASRPGEADAEDDRLIGHDEAAALILGLQDRETRDRAAEWMEGRDAGAALRLWRALARRCAGPYAEHSAAPLTLAGWVSWSTGDEAGARVALGLALRADPGYTFAQLLHQACNRGLDPETLRRCLREERDLRDRPGEPGDGREEPRGGQAEAGRPMRAAGPRRRAPHRADGHPVPARGGTRRGTARRQEYGTPGPAATGDRHRMRVRRARRPGTRSDR; translated from the coding sequence ATGAACAAGCACCCCGAATCGACCGAATCCACCGGGCCTTCCGACGAGCAGCAGATCACCCTGCGCGGACCCGCCGAACTGGCCGACGCACTGCCCTACCTGATGGGTTTTCATCCGGACGACAGCGTCGTGATGGTGGCCCTCCACGGTGGCCGGGGCCGCTTCGGGGGGCGGCTGAGGATGGGGATCCCACCGGTACCCGGGGAGTGGGCCCCGGTGGCCCGCCGTCTCGCGCGGAGCCTGATCGAGGGCAGCGAACTCCGGGACTCGCGCCCCGACGCGATCGTCGTCTTCCTCTGCCAGGACCCCGCCGAAGGGGAGAGCGCCAACCAGGTGATGGAGCGGCTGAGGCCCTTCGCGCAGCATCTGCGCACGGCCTGTGGAGCGCACGACGTCCCCGTGCTGGAGGCGCTCTGCATCTCCGGCGGCCGCTACTGGTCCTACTGCTGTCCCGACCCGCGCTGCTGCCCGGCCGAGGGCAACCAGCTGGCCCTGCCGGGCACGACGGTCATGGCCGCGGCGGCCGCCTACGCGGGCATCCAGGTGCGCGGAACGCTGCGGGACATGGAGACGCGGTACCTGCCCGGGGACCCGTCCGTCACCGCCGGGCAGGAGCGTGCCCTGGATGCCGCGGGGGCGTCACTGGTGTCCCGGATCCTCGATCCGGAAGGACGGCGGCAGGTGTCCGCGGAGACCCTCGCCCTCGCCGGATCGCTCATCGAACGCCTCGGCCGGACACCGGCCTCCCGGCCGGGGGAGGCGGACGCCGAGGACGACCGGCTGATCGGCCACGACGAGGCCGCGGCGCTGATTCTCGGCCTGCAGGACAGGGAGACCAGGGACCGGGCGGCCGAGTGGATGGAGGGCCGCGACGCGGGCGCCGCACTGCGTCTCTGGCGGGCGCTGGCCCGCCGCTGCGCCGGCCCGTACGCGGAGCACTCCGCCGCGCCGCTCACCCTCGCGGGCTGGGTGTCCTGGTCCACCGGCGACGAAGCCGGTGCCAGGGTCGCCCTGGGGCTCGCCCTCCGGGCCGATCCCGGATACACGTTCGCGCAGTTGCTGCACCAGGCGTGCAACCGGGGACTCGACCCGGAGACGCTGCGCCGCTGCCTCCGTGAGGAACGCGATCTGCGGGATCGGCCGGGGGAACCCGGTGACGGGCGGGAGGAGCCACGCGGCGGACAGGCGGAGGCCGGCCGGCCCATGAGGGCCGCAGGGCCCCGGCGGCGCGCGCCCCACCGGGCGGACGGGCACCCGGTACCGGCGCGGGGCGGCACACGGAGGGGGACGGCCCGGCGACAGGAGTACGGCACGCCCGGCCCCGCCGCGACCGGCGACCGGCACCGGATGCGGGTGCGGCGGGCGCGGCGGCCCGGCACCCGGAGCGACCGCTGA
- a CDS encoding RecQ family ATP-dependent DNA helicase, whose translation MDDVELRSEADTILAELVGAPRGEARLREDQWQAVAALVKERRRALVVQRTGWGKSAVYFVATALLRRRGCGPTVIVSPLLALMRNQVEAAARAGIQARTVNSANPEEWGTVYEEIERGATDVLLVSPERLNSVDFRDQVLPRLAATTGLLVVDEAHCISDWGHDFRPDYRRLRSMLTDLAPGVPVLATTATANARVTADVAEQLGTGAGEALVLRGPLERESLRLGVVRLPDAAHRLAWLAEHLDGLTGSGIIYTLTVAAAEEATAFLRQRGFPVASYTGRTENADRLQAETDLQENRVKALVATSALGMGFDKPDLGFVVHLGSPSSPIAYYQQVGRAGRGVEHADVLLLPGKEDEAIWRYFADTAFPPEEQVRQTLSALAGAGRPLSVPALEAVVDLRRTRLETMLKVLDVDGAVKRVKGGWTATGAEWLYDAERYAWVARQRAAEQQAMRDYVSTAGCRMEFLRRQLDDEGAAPCGRCDNCAGAWADSSVSRETLTGAVKELDRPGAEVEPRRMWPTGMPALGIDLKGRIPVKEQCSAGRALGRLSDIGWGNRLRPLLTGNAPDGPVPDDVLRAAVAVLADWSRSPGGWAPGAPESAKTPGGTGAPDATGRPVGVVAVPSTVRPQLVGSLARGIADIGRLPFLGSLSCTGPDGTHAVRRSNSAQRLAALSGSFTVPEDLADALAATAGPVLLVDDFTDSGWTLAVAARLLRRAGAGPVLPLVLAVAG comes from the coding sequence ATGGACGATGTGGAGCTGCGCAGTGAGGCCGACACGATTCTCGCCGAGCTCGTGGGCGCGCCCCGGGGCGAGGCACGGCTGCGGGAGGACCAGTGGCAGGCGGTGGCGGCCCTGGTGAAGGAGCGCCGGCGCGCGCTGGTGGTGCAGCGCACCGGCTGGGGCAAGTCGGCGGTCTACTTCGTCGCCACCGCCCTGCTCCGCAGGCGCGGTTGCGGACCGACGGTGATCGTCTCACCGCTCCTGGCCCTGATGCGCAACCAGGTCGAGGCCGCGGCGCGCGCCGGTATCCAGGCGCGCACCGTCAACTCGGCCAACCCGGAGGAATGGGGCACCGTCTACGAGGAGATCGAGCGGGGCGCGACCGATGTCCTCCTGGTGAGCCCGGAGCGGCTCAACTCCGTCGATTTCCGTGACCAGGTGCTGCCCCGGCTGGCCGCCACGACCGGACTCCTGGTGGTCGACGAGGCCCACTGCATCTCCGACTGGGGCCATGACTTCCGCCCCGACTACCGCCGGCTGCGGTCGATGCTCACCGATCTCGCCCCCGGGGTGCCGGTGCTGGCCACGACGGCGACCGCCAACGCCCGGGTGACGGCCGACGTGGCCGAGCAGCTGGGCACCGGTGCGGGCGAGGCCCTGGTGCTGCGCGGCCCGCTGGAGCGGGAGAGCCTGCGGCTGGGAGTCGTCCGGCTCCCGGACGCGGCGCACCGGCTGGCCTGGCTCGCCGAGCACCTCGACGGACTGACGGGCTCCGGCATCATCTACACGCTCACCGTCGCCGCCGCCGAGGAGGCCACCGCGTTCCTGCGGCAGCGCGGCTTCCCGGTGGCCTCCTACACAGGACGCACGGAGAACGCCGACCGGCTCCAGGCCGAGACCGACCTCCAGGAGAACCGGGTCAAGGCGCTGGTCGCGACCTCGGCGCTGGGCATGGGCTTCGACAAGCCGGACCTGGGCTTCGTGGTCCACCTCGGTTCCCCGTCCTCCCCGATCGCCTACTACCAGCAGGTGGGCCGGGCCGGCCGCGGCGTCGAGCACGCCGATGTACTGCTGCTGCCGGGCAAGGAGGACGAGGCGATCTGGCGCTACTTCGCCGACACCGCCTTCCCGCCCGAGGAGCAGGTCCGGCAGACCCTCTCCGCGCTCGCCGGCGCGGGGCGGCCGCTCTCCGTGCCCGCCCTGGAGGCCGTGGTGGACCTGAGGCGCACCCGTCTGGAGACCATGCTCAAGGTGCTCGACGTGGACGGGGCGGTCAAGCGCGTGAAGGGCGGCTGGACGGCGACCGGGGCCGAGTGGCTGTACGACGCCGAACGCTACGCCTGGGTCGCCCGGCAGCGGGCCGCCGAGCAGCAGGCCATGCGGGACTACGTGAGCACGGCCGGCTGCCGTATGGAGTTCCTGCGCCGGCAGCTGGACGACGAGGGGGCCGCCCCGTGCGGCCGGTGCGACAACTGCGCGGGGGCGTGGGCGGACTCCTCGGTCTCGCGGGAGACGCTGACGGGAGCGGTGAAGGAACTGGACCGCCCCGGAGCGGAGGTCGAGCCGCGCCGGATGTGGCCGACGGGGATGCCCGCGCTGGGCATCGACCTCAAGGGGCGGATCCCGGTCAAGGAGCAGTGCTCCGCCGGGCGGGCCCTGGGGCGGCTCTCGGACATCGGCTGGGGCAACCGGCTGCGCCCGCTTCTCACCGGGAACGCGCCCGACGGCCCGGTCCCGGACGACGTCCTGCGGGCGGCGGTGGCGGTCCTCGCCGACTGGTCGCGCTCTCCGGGGGGCTGGGCGCCAGGAGCCCCGGAGAGCGCAAAGACCCCGGGCGGCACAGGAGCCCCGGACGCCACGGGCCGGCCGGTGGGAGTCGTCGCCGTACCGTCCACGGTCCGTCCGCAGCTGGTGGGCTCCCTGGCCCGGGGCATCGCGGACATCGGGCGGCTCCCCTTCCTGGGGTCCCTCTCCTGCACCGGGCCGGACGGGACGCACGCCGTTCGCCGCAGCAACTCGGCCCAGCGCCTCGCGGCCCTGTCGGGCAGCTTCACGGTCCCCGAGGACCTGGCCGACGCCCTGGCGGCCACGGCCGGCCCCGTGCTCCTGGTGGACGACTTCACGGACTCCGGCTGGACCCTCGCGGTCGCGGCCCGGCTGCTCCGCCGGGCCGGAGCCGGGCCTGTCCTCCCGCTGGTGCTCGCGGTGGCCGGCTGA
- a CDS encoding ribonuclease HII has translation MPYEPPTHTVERSLRATSGARIVAGVDEVGRGAWAGPVTVCAAVTGLRRPPEGLTDSKLISPRRRAALAPLLEAWVTAFGLGHASPGEIDELGMTAALRLAAVRALEELPVRPDAVILDGKHDYLGDPWTVRTVIKGDQSCIAVAAASVIAKVRRDTMMAGLGAEADRYADFAFDANAGYPSPVHRAALERWGPTPHHRLSWSYLDALPRWQHLKKVRFSAEAAALESGGQLGFDF, from the coding sequence ATGCCGTACGAACCACCCACGCATACCGTCGAGCGCTCGCTGCGCGCCACTTCCGGCGCCAGGATCGTCGCCGGTGTCGACGAGGTCGGACGCGGAGCGTGGGCGGGCCCCGTGACCGTGTGCGCGGCCGTCACCGGCCTCCGCCGGCCCCCCGAGGGCCTCACCGACTCCAAGCTGATCAGCCCCAGGCGCCGCGCCGCACTCGCGCCGCTGCTGGAGGCATGGGTCACCGCCTTCGGGCTGGGCCACGCCTCGCCGGGCGAGATCGACGAGCTCGGTATGACGGCCGCGCTGCGCCTGGCGGCGGTCCGGGCGCTCGAAGAGCTGCCCGTGAGGCCGGACGCCGTGATCCTCGACGGCAAGCACGACTACCTCGGGGACCCCTGGACCGTGCGCACGGTGATCAAGGGCGACCAGTCCTGTATCGCCGTCGCCGCCGCCTCGGTGATCGCCAAGGTCCGCAGGGACACGATGATGGCCGGACTCGGCGCGGAAGCGGACCGGTACGCGGACTTCGCCTTCGACGCCAACGCCGGCTACCCCTCGCCGGTCCACCGGGCCGCGCTGGAGCGGTGGGGGCCGACGCCCCACCACCGCCTCAGCTGGTCCTACCTCGACGCGCTGCCCCGGTGGCAGCACCTGAAGAAGGTCCGTTTCTCCGCCGAGGCGGCTGCACTGGAAAGCGGGGGCCAGCTCGGCTTCGACTTCTGA